In Malus sylvestris chromosome 15, drMalSylv7.2, whole genome shotgun sequence, a single genomic region encodes these proteins:
- the LOC126603404 gene encoding uncharacterized protein LOC126603404, giving the protein MSLLIMQNSMEEHIRGGIPSCDLAKNYMDRVEEKFKRSDKAETGACLSALINTKHDGSGSIREHLLKLVNIANKLNAMDIGITDQFLVHMALYSLSNDYEQLKVSYNTQKEIWSINELIAICCQEEERLKKIRAETSDFANLVSAGKGKGKITTVHRNENYKGKKPIAFKKSVPTAGTTYGSKKWFKSIVIPAKTHATSIASGPKNNNNGVKRCHFCHSEDHLRKDCPGFKAWLIKKGISKPEENK; this is encoded by the exons ATGTCCTTACTTATCATGCAGAATTCAATGGAGGAACACATCAGGGGAGGAATTCCTAGTTGTGATTTGGCTAAGAATTACATGGACAGAGTTGAAGAGAAATTTAAAAGGTCAGACAAGGCTGAAACTGGTGCATGTTTGTCAGCACTCATTAACACAAAACATGATGGTTCTGGAAGCATTCGTGAGCATTTGTTAAAATTGGTCAACATTGCAAACAAGTTGAATGCAATGGATATTGGAATAACAGATCAATTTCTTGTGCACATGGCACTGTACTCTTTGTCCAATGATTATGAGCAACTGAAAGTGAGTTATAACACACAGAAGGAGATTTGGAGTATTAATGAGTTAATTGCTATTTGCTGTCAAGAAGAGGAAAGACTGAAGAAGATAAGGGCTGAGACTAGTGACTTTGCCAACCTAGTAAGTGCTGGAAAAGGCAAGGGGAAGATTACTACAGTTCATAGAAATGAGAATTACAAGGGAAagaagccaattgcattcaagAAGTCTGTGCCCACTGCTGGAACAACTTATGGTTCCAAGAAATGGTTCAAGTCTATTGTGATACCTGCAAAAACTCATGCTACTTCCATTGCTTCTGGACCTAAGAATAATAACAATGGTGTCAAAAGATGTCATTTTTGTCATTCTGAGGATCACTTAAGAAAGGATTGTCCTGGTTTTAAAGCTTGGTTAATCAAGAaag GGATTTCAAAGCCAGAAGAGAACAAGTAA